The sequence TGTGAACTGTGAAGCTTTTATGtcggttgctaacaagtagctAAAAACTTTACAGTTATAAATCATGTGtcaatgtttgatttttggttCTGTTTTTACACTGCTGCAACATTCATTagtaaaattattttccttcattgagttaatttcttttaaccaacatcagtcctaataataaatatcaaatattcattcatgttcagaattttaactctttaaatgccaggtttttgtcatgatgccacaaaacattttagatgaaaaagaaaaataattattttcaatatactacaaagaagtgttgttttttttgtgtgtttgtttttggatgatCACAGTCTGAGCTGGGAATtcacagaataaacaaaaacacacaatcttgccaaaatgtatacCATATGCATTAACACAACTAAATTATCAAaagatgaagaataaaaagcacaaaaaatgcaccaaatagTCTCTAAGGGTTAATCCTAATACAAAATCCTCAAATAAAAAGGCTTCTAGCCGGTACCAGAATGAACACAATTTAAAACTGCACTAATTTATCATGACATAACTCAAACTAAAACACTTCGAACAAGGAAACTTacgtttttcctttttcccgGGAGCCCAGAGTTCTGCTGCAGGTAGTGCAGGAAAGGCCTCACACCTGAACTCAGTCCAATCAATCAAGCctggctcctcctcctcctgctcctccctgctcctcctcagtgagctcctcctcctcctgtctgctcctcctcagtgagctcctcctcctgtctgctcCTCACAACACCTCcagttgtgaagattttggcTCATTGCTGATTCTTCACTGTAGAAAGTGCTGCTTTACtccattacagtcattcccATGGCTGCAATGACAGATGCACACATGCTGGTGTATTTTTCTCAAAAGCATGTTCTACACGCTGTGCTGTGCACGCAGGATCTGTCATTACTAAAATGACCAATCATTGCAATTCAGAGGCGTCCAGCCCAACTCGCCACCTCTGGAAACTCTTGAAAACCTTTTGAACCAACCAAAAGTTTCAGCAACTGCAAAGTCTGTTTCTTGACTCTTAGGGGTCATTTACAGAGTAACAGTTCTTGCAGGAAACGTTGAACTTTAGTTGCAGTTTGGGGGcctcaaaacaaaacttgaaacCAGATTCCagagtgatatatatatatatatatatatatatatatatatatatatatatatatagtttttttgggaaaatgcCACCCCCTCTGTccccgtgtaaactggcaatttGCAGATCCCGTGAGAGTTGATCTTAAGGCCGCACTTCATGCATGCGCATGGCCTCTTTTATGGTGTGACCTTAAAAAGTTTCACCGCCAACAACTGGCCTGGcgtgcatactacagcatttttgggtgttttctcAAACTTGTGTACAGGaggattgttttcacaatgttatcaaatgaatgcagattttttttaaaacacacaaaaaaaagatttttccattttcattagGGCCGTTCtcgtctaaatgtggccttagTCAAAGAGTTGTGAGTTTGGCTCAGATAATTTCTGTCGAtggtctttaaaaaatgtttaatttcatctTTGCTGTGGTTTTTTCAGTTGCCATTCTTTTGTTGTTAAGAAATCATCACAAAACCAGTATGATTTTCTTGGAACGAGTCACAGTTACGAGCCTGCTTCGCGGCTCTTTTATTGACAGCAGTCTCTATACAAAACGTTGCACACCTTTTTACGACTGAATGTGCCTCTGGTGTCCCAGCACTGAGAGTTTAAGGaaaattaagtctttttttaatcattaaagcatataaacatgttCAAGTCAAAGCCtaaaaaatgagcagaatagCTCCCCTTAAATATTACGCTTTTGCAGTCTTCAGTGagtcagtgagaaaaaaaagcaatgaaaaccATGTCCAAACTAATCAGCTCCGTCTGCACCTCAGCCAAGTGTTTCCCCTCAAACCCCAGATTTGATTTCAAACGCTCAGTAAACGTTTGAACAATGAGCTGAGAGCCGTGTGAGGTCCCCGGCGAGCAGCACAGACATGTGGGCCCTCAGCCGCTCTCCGGCCATATGCTGGTGATCGCCCAACTACAGACAATAGAGGAACTGTTTGGCTGCGGGTCCGACTTCAAATCTCGCTCGCGCACGCCGTGGGGCTTTATGGGAGACCCATCGCCATGATCAAAACGGCTTACACACATTGCAGCGGAGTAATGAAATTCTCATCCCGTCCCATGCAGTCTGTTTCTTGTTTATTCTGCAGGTCGCTGCGgtccaaatgtctgctgtgagttagcagcgctgcagcagcagtgggCGGCTTTTCTATACAACCTCTCTGTAATGAGCTGTGAGCTCTGACCGACAGCAGCGGGACTTTACTCGCTCTGGCCGGAGCGCCATTATCAAATTGCACATCACAATAATATTACAGTCAGGGTGGCCTGTTGGTCAGCTCGCAGTGCAAGGTGGCTGTGGTCTAATCCTGTAAAATTTAATCCTCCTCACCACAAAACGCCAGTTGGGTAATGTCAATACTCATGAGACACTGTTacaaaagtagtttttttttattaaaacatacacaaacataaataaaaaaaaaacactgaatggaAAAACTACCAGATGGAATCAGATGAAGATCTTACAGGTTTTGCTACAATCTTGTAGAAGAAACAATAAATCCATATTGCTTTTGGCTAGGCAAGTGCACACAGAATTGTCAAAAATCAAGATACATAAATATGGAATTTAAAATGAAGCCCCTgtgttttaataacaaaaagCGTGTCTACTATTTCCTCTAAGTGCTGCATAATGAATGTCATACAGACATAAAATATACATGATTTTTTACAGCCGAGAGGTCACTGTAACAATGACCCGTCTCTGTACTTCTAgagctaataaataaatatttagtgCATATTCCCATTTACCTCACTGAAGAGCCaaatgaaaaaactttttttttaagttaaagatgAACCAAACTCAATTTGGTTCCTCTGGTTAAAAGAAGTCCATTCGTGTCATTCATGGTCAGACAGTCCAGCTATCTGCATCGCTTGTTGATCGTTATAAACATAACAAACGCGTCATTTCCTCCTCAGTTTGAAATGACACTGTCGTGTAATTGCCTTCAGTGAAGCATTCATCAAGACAGAAAACTGGATTACAAATGAGTTTTTTGGAGCACAAACATGACCTTCTTTTTTTACCctctgaaacctcagcaaattggcttcaattctttcaaaaacacagggagagggcaatgagcaaacaagcaaagaaatgactcaaaaaatagcaagaaattacaaaaaaaaaagtccaagaaaatgttttggtaaagcgggcgccccatgtacaaaggtaCAAAGgttgtgtccttgctgcagcgacCGAAGGTTCGATTTCCATTCCCATCCTCTTttgacagcaaaaaataaataaaaaattaagttaaaaaatataattaaaaaaggaaaatatctgaaaaaaagtgcttaaaaaataactgaaatctacaatatctaaaatataataaaaaaaataaaatcatgatgATTATGAATTTAGTTTTCCGGATATTTCCTTaagcttttatatatatacagattgtcctcttcacacacacacatatatatatatatacatatatatatatatatatgctcaTTTACTTTTCCCTATCTTTTCTAcaggaatcaaaccaatttgctcagggtccaaAGGTTTACATGACTTTAAAACGTGAatggcgtctgaacacagcacaaggaaagtgatgttgatcctgctgctttaaaaaaacacaatgtcaaAGCAAATCTTTCATAgcattttaagtttaaatgGTGCCTTAGAGATTTTGAGGGTGATATAACTCACCGCCAAAGCGTCTATTTTCAATCACGCCGTTGAGTTACTTACTGTGAGGACGCCTCATTGCCTGCTTTGTTCACACTTAGAAAACCTCTCAGGAAAACATTTGTGCATTCACTGCTGCGGGTCAgagacattattattattctgtgaTAATCTGCTAAGTACAAGCAGATGCTCTTTCAGATGCAATGTtctttttggatattttttttgccCAACAATCAACATTGATAAATCCTTTCTCGCTGCACGCCTTGCCAAAAAACTTGCTTCCTAAGTTGCTCCCTTATGGTTTGTTTAGTTCGTGCATAAACACGTGTCTGTGCTTAAGTCTGAATGTTGTAATCTGAACTGAAATGTATTGAAATTTCACAATACCAACCACAaagaaaagtctaaaaaaagaGTCCAGTGCTAGTTTGGATGGAGAGCTGTGGGGCTCATGGTTTTTGAGGAGACGGCAAGACAATTTCTACCCATTCCttaagtttttgcaaaaaaaggactCCAAGGCTATTTGGTGAAGAGCAACGTAAAAAGACacatgaacaataaaaaaaacacacttttgaaaaatcaaCATCATAAATCACTAACAGTGGTTCTTTGGCATATCAAATGTTCAGTAGCATGTCCGCTCCCCACGTGTTTAACTCTCAGTTACCCAACTTTATCGCCCCAAAATACGTCCCTTCGCCGTCCGGGTCCAGCATCCAAGCGTTGGACACGTTGACATACAAGGCGTCCCCCTCGTCCAGCCGGACTCCTCGGCCCTGCTGGGCGCAGTACATGTTATAGCTGGTGTCGTTCCAGCGCATGGTGCTGCCCGTCTTCATCAGCATCACAGACTTGCTGTTCTGTTTGATGCTCTCGTGGTAGACGTACTGGATGAGCTGGGTGTTGCTAACGTCCACCTGCGGGACCTCCGTCTGACTGCTGTCCACCGGTCCGTCCTTGTAGTAGCGGAAGCAGGTCTTGGCGTAAATATAGTAGAAACCTGACTCCATCACCAGCAGTTTGCCCTTCTGGTAGCCCATTTTGTGGCTGTATCCGTGCACCTCGTCCCAGTCAATGGTGATGGCGTTTGGTTTTCCCTCTACACggcaacaaaaacagcacacgttttggttattttatgcCGTTTTCTTGGCTtatcataaacaaaacaatgggAAAAGTTTCAGTCGGAAGTTCCTTAgctagttttaacatttttgatccACTAAATGGAGCATCATTCTGCACGAAGGTGAGAACAGCTGCACTGCAACTATTCAGCATTTTGGTTCAGACTGCGTGTTGATGTGACTGACTAGTGGTCACATTGACACGTCGAGGTCGGCAGCAGTTAGGATTAGAGATTATAGTGGTAAAGTTATAAGAGAAAAACTCATAAATGTACTACCACGTAGTCATGTgatgaagaataaaaaagtcCTCTGAAGGAGTAGGATGTGGTGGATGAATGAGTCAAGAACAAGACTTTCCCACGATCCCATTGGGGTCAATGTTGACTTAGTATTTTCAGTTTTAGGGTGTTTAAAGCTGCTGAATCCACACTGTGTGCATAAACTTTCCCAGAAGTTCATGTTGCCAGGATGCCCAGGACCTGGGTGCAAATAGCATCTGCCTTCACTAAATTGGATTGCAACATCTAGTTGAACTTTGCTGGCTTTGTAATTTGAggaatgtttttgttgcttgcATTATTACTTAAGAGCATTTTGTCATGTCGAGTCAGCTATTGTCTAAatgactacttttacttttcattcaAGGGTCAGACGTTAGCGAGGTTATAGCCTCAGCTGGGTCAATTAGCCAAACCCGGCAGTTTAGGCCGGTCGTCAGAGTAAAATGTTGGTactgaacatttctgcaaaccacaaagaTCTTCAGTGACATCGTATTTGGGCTGACTTTGCCAGTGGGAGGTgcaggggatggtggatggcgggATAGCAAACGGCCTGTCAAACTGCAgtccactgttcaagaccaacaaacaacaaaaccgggTGTTTTATAGCCACCTCTGGCTGTTTTTTACAGCAGCATTTTAGGCCTCAAACATGGATGCTTGTTTAGCAACCTGTGACTGTTTTAAAACTGACTTTTCAAGCCCCAAACAGGGATGTTTTGAAGCGCCCCTTGGCTGTTTTTCCTGAAGATTTTCAACCCCCAGACGCTGGTGTTCTTTGAACTACCCCTCGATGCTTTTCCaactttttcagtgtttcagtctCCAAACATCAATGTTTTTAAGCAACCTGCAGCTGTCTTTCCAGAGGCTTTTTCGACCCCAAACTTTGATGTATTTTAGCATTCTGTGGATGCTTTTCCAACAGCTTTTCAGCCCTCAAACAGGGGTGTTTTAAAGCGATCTGCTATTTGTCCAGCAGCATTTTAGCCTAAAATGTTGGTGGTTCTTTAGCAACCCTTAGCTGTTTTTCTAGCAGATTTTCAGCCCCAAATGCGGGTGTTTTTaagcaaactgctgctgtttttctagcAGCTTTTCAGTCCTCAAACATGAATGATTTTTAGCAACTCTTGGCTGCTTTTCCAAACAGGGATGTTTTTTAGAGACCAGTTGCCATTTCCCAGTGGGGATTGTGCCACCAATACCTGGTATTTTAAGCCAGAGCACAATcattttctaaccataaccaatcagtttttgtgcctaaacctgacACGATAACCACAGCACTGTTGAAACATAGAGCTTCAACAAATCcactacaaaataacaaacGTAACGAATCCGTGGTTTGCAAAAAtctacaatgccaacatttcctctggcaactgggctgggCGGCGACTGGCAGCCGTTTAAATTTAGTGATGCCTAAATCTCCACTTCACAATCAGATACAGCTTCAGTGTGATTGGCAGGTGAGTGTCAACAACAAACGGATGTTAAATCAGCTGGACTCACTTTTAGAGTACGCCTGGTGCCTTTCGATTGGTAGATGAGCTGACGGCAGACTATCTTTTGAAGTTTTGCACCGTCTCCGGTCACCGGTTTTCCTCGTGTCTCTCAGAGCGTTCAGCACGGGCTCCGTCTGCacttcctgaaaaaaaaaaaaaaagagaaaaggagaaaaattatttaacaaacacTGGCTGGCAGATGGAAggtcaaaacatcacatttgtcTCTTTGTGCGTGTGTTATCCTCCTCTGAGAGGCTGCCCAATTTGAAACTTACACCCACATCAGTAAAGAGACATCAACAATTAACCCGCACCCACAGACGACTTTCTCTTTACAGGCAACAatacagttttgacatttttcaccacagCTTTGCTCAGCTGTCTCTTTGAATAACTGTCTGCTTGTAtggagttgtgtgtgtgtctgagtggaTGAGCATACATGGACTGCATGTCTCTGCGTATCATCCATCCTTTTTGGCGAGCCCGCTATATTTCCTATTACAGCCGTGGTTGTAGTCGGGGCCGGAGGCTGCGACAGGGAGGCCTCCTGGTGAGTGTAAAATTTCAGATAGATTGCGCTTCTCACGGATTTGGCACAAAATAGTATCTGGACTGCGTTCAGCCCCCGAGAGCTGATTCTATTCAAGGCCGATGACGCCGCCACCATGCACAGTCTGCGCTGGGCTGTCCTCCTCAGGCAAGACGGAGCATATACACTCAAGGAAAACATGGTTTCCAAGCAAGTAAACAGTCACTGCACCGCAGCTGCCAACTCTCTCACACATCTGGCGTGAGATTAAAATATCAGGCgtgagtgtttttctgtctctaccTACCATCGTACACTCACACCAGAGTGAACGACCTCTTTAAAGCTGTAAATCTTTGTTAGCTActtggaaaatttaaaaaaaagccttgcaGGGTTTAAAGTGAGGCACAGTTTTGGAGACAGCTGTCTGCATGTATACATGTGAGCAGCAGACACAAATTAATGTCGTAAATTACAAA is a genomic window of Plectropomus leopardus isolate mb chromosome 10, YSFRI_Pleo_2.0, whole genome shotgun sequence containing:
- the tnfsf11 gene encoding tumor necrosis factor ligand superfamily member 11 isoform X1 → MAATHSEYRGYLRNTVDIEAAQHRFHPAHSSEPTYRPLLFGTLAVMGLLQVASSVAILLHLTGYLQEVDLSTAPHRPIEEVQTEPVLNALRDTRKTGDRRRCKTSKDSLPSAHLPIERHQAYSKKGKPNAITIDWDEVHGYSHKMGYQKGKLLVMESGFYYIYAKTCFRYYKDGPVDSSQTEVPQVDVSNTQLIQYVYHESIKQNSKSVMLMKTGSTMRWNDTSYNMYCAQQGRGVRLDEGDALYVNVSNAWMLDPDGEGTYFGAIKLGN
- the tnfsf11 gene encoding tumor necrosis factor ligand superfamily member 11 isoform X2, giving the protein MLTDAESCCCHLHNFRIVLHQDARAPLCTGCLVDLSTAPHRPIEEVQTEPVLNALRDTRKTGDRRRCKTSKDSLPSAHLPIERHQAYSKKGKPNAITIDWDEVHGYSHKMGYQKGKLLVMESGFYYIYAKTCFRYYKDGPVDSSQTEVPQVDVSNTQLIQYVYHESIKQNSKSVMLMKTGSTMRWNDTSYNMYCAQQGRGVRLDEGDALYVNVSNAWMLDPDGEGTYFGAIKLGN